One stretch of Streptomyces sp. A2-16 DNA includes these proteins:
- a CDS encoding ABC transporter ATP-binding protein, whose amino-acid sequence MTTTQKPEPRVSTSNQLSTRSLDLRYGDRLVVDGLDLTLPGGAVTAIVGPNACGKSTLLRGLSRLLAPAAGSVTLDGADIHRMSARALALRMGLLPQQPVTPEAITVEALVRLGRYPHQRLLSPWSAADQKAVDEALERTGTTALRDQPVDRLSGGQRQRAWIALALAQDTELLLLDEPTTFLDLRHQLDVLDLVAALHADAGRTVVMVLHDLGQAARYADHMVVLKDGRLAAAGAPADVLDADLVRSVFDVECRVVPDPETGTPLVVPRSSAVRRPAAAD is encoded by the coding sequence ATGACCACGACACAGAAGCCGGAGCCGAGGGTGTCCACCTCCAACCAGCTGTCCACCCGCTCCCTCGACCTGCGCTACGGCGACCGGCTCGTCGTCGACGGGCTCGACCTGACCCTGCCCGGCGGGGCGGTCACCGCGATCGTCGGCCCCAACGCCTGCGGGAAGTCGACCCTGTTGCGCGGACTGAGCCGGCTCCTCGCCCCGGCCGCCGGCAGCGTCACGCTCGACGGTGCCGACATCCACCGGATGTCCGCCCGCGCGCTGGCTCTGAGGATGGGGCTGCTGCCGCAGCAGCCGGTCACACCCGAGGCGATCACCGTCGAGGCCCTCGTACGGCTGGGCCGCTATCCGCACCAGCGGTTGCTGAGCCCGTGGTCGGCGGCCGACCAGAAAGCAGTCGACGAGGCGCTGGAACGGACCGGCACCACCGCACTGCGCGACCAGCCGGTCGACCGGCTCTCCGGCGGTCAGCGCCAACGCGCCTGGATCGCCCTGGCGTTGGCACAGGACACCGAGCTGCTCCTGCTCGACGAACCCACCACCTTCCTGGACCTGCGGCACCAGCTCGACGTCCTCGACCTGGTGGCCGCCCTGCACGCCGACGCGGGCCGCACCGTGGTGATGGTGCTGCACGACCTCGGACAGGCCGCCCGGTACGCGGACCACATGGTGGTCCTCAAGGACGGCCGGCTCGCCGCCGCCGGCGCCCCGGCCGACGTCCTGGACGCGGACCTCGTCAGGTCCGTGTTCGACGTGGAGTGCCGGGTCGTCCCCGACCCGGAGACCGGCACCCCGCTGGTCGTCCCGAGAAGCAGCGCGGTGCGGCGCCCGGCCGCCGCCGACTGA
- a CDS encoding SDR family oxidoreductase, with protein sequence MSQPLEGKVALVAGATRGAGRGIAVELGAAGATVYVTGRSTRARRSEYDRPETVEDTADLVTAAGGHGIAVPTDHLDPAQVRALVDRIAGEQDRLDILVNDIWGGEHLFAWDSPVWEHDLDNGLRLLRLAIDTHAITSHHALPLLLRRPGGLVVEMTDGTDAYNRENYRVSFFYDLAKTAVVRMAFALGHEVGPRGATAVALTPGWLRSEMMLDHFGVREDNWRDALDRVPHFAISETPRYVGRAVAALAADPDVSRWNGQSLDSGSLARTYGFTDLDGSRPDAWRYMVEVQDAGKPADTSGYR encoded by the coding sequence ATGTCACAGCCGCTGGAAGGCAAGGTCGCACTGGTCGCCGGGGCCACACGGGGGGCCGGGCGCGGGATCGCCGTGGAGCTCGGGGCGGCGGGAGCGACCGTCTACGTCACCGGACGCAGTACCCGCGCCCGCCGCTCCGAGTACGACCGCCCGGAGACCGTCGAGGACACCGCCGACCTCGTCACGGCGGCCGGGGGCCACGGCATCGCCGTACCCACCGACCACCTGGACCCCGCGCAGGTCCGCGCGCTCGTCGACCGCATCGCAGGCGAGCAGGACCGCCTCGACATCCTCGTCAACGACATCTGGGGCGGCGAACACCTCTTCGCGTGGGACAGCCCGGTGTGGGAGCACGACCTCGACAACGGTCTGCGGCTGCTCAGGCTCGCGATCGACACACACGCGATCACCAGCCACCACGCCCTGCCCCTGCTGCTGCGCAGGCCCGGCGGCCTCGTGGTCGAGATGACCGACGGAACCGACGCCTACAACCGCGAGAACTACCGCGTGTCCTTCTTCTACGACCTCGCCAAGACGGCCGTCGTCCGCATGGCCTTCGCCCTGGGACACGAGGTCGGCCCGCGCGGCGCGACCGCCGTCGCGCTCACCCCGGGCTGGCTGCGCTCGGAGATGATGCTCGACCACTTCGGGGTGCGGGAGGACAACTGGCGCGACGCCCTCGACCGCGTCCCCCACTTCGCGATCTCGGAGACCCCCCGCTACGTGGGCCGTGCCGTCGCCGCACTGGCAGCCGACCCCGACGTGTCCCGCTGGAACGGCCAGTCCCTCGACAGCGGCTCGCTCGCCCGGACGTACGGCTTCACGGACCTCGACGGCAGCCGCCCCGACGCCTGGCGCTACATGGTCGAGGTCCAGGACGCGGGAAAGCCGGCCGACACGTCGGGCTACCGCTAG
- a CDS encoding iron chelate uptake ABC transporter family permease subunit produces the protein MPFRAFRHIPLFLAGLGALALCAVLSLALGARSVPLSTVTDALLGDAHGRDALVVTGLRLPRTVIGLAVGAALGVAGAVAQAITRNPLASPTTLGINAGAGFAVVVAIFALKLDSPVEYMWFAFTGAAGAALFAQTLARRAGDIDPVRLALGGTVLQLVLLSWTSAVMLLNQRTLDEARFWLAGSLAGRDLDVLWPVLPTLLLGLLVSLALSPALNALALGDDSAQSLGVPVARIRLAGGIAVVLLAGSAVAVAGPVAFIGLAAPHLVRPLLGGDHRLLIPGCLIAGPLLLLSADVLGRLVIRPSELEVGIVTAFLGAPLLALLARKAAR, from the coding sequence GTGCCCTTTCGTGCCTTCAGGCACATACCCCTGTTCCTCGCCGGCCTCGGCGCCCTGGCACTCTGCGCCGTGTTGAGCCTCGCGCTCGGCGCGCGCTCGGTACCCCTGTCCACCGTGACCGACGCGCTCCTCGGCGACGCTCACGGACGGGACGCGCTGGTGGTCACCGGACTGCGGCTGCCGCGGACGGTGATCGGCCTGGCGGTCGGCGCGGCGCTGGGCGTCGCCGGGGCCGTTGCGCAGGCAATCACCCGCAACCCGCTCGCCTCGCCGACCACCCTCGGCATCAACGCGGGCGCCGGTTTCGCGGTGGTCGTCGCGATCTTCGCGCTGAAACTCGACAGCCCCGTCGAGTACATGTGGTTCGCGTTCACCGGCGCGGCGGGCGCCGCCCTCTTCGCCCAGACGCTGGCCCGCAGAGCCGGGGACATCGACCCCGTACGACTCGCACTGGGCGGGACCGTGCTCCAACTCGTGCTGCTCTCCTGGACGTCGGCCGTGATGCTGCTGAACCAGCGCACCCTCGACGAGGCCCGCTTCTGGCTCGCCGGGTCGCTGGCCGGACGGGATCTCGACGTCCTGTGGCCGGTCCTGCCGACCCTCCTGCTGGGACTGCTCGTCTCCCTGGCCCTCTCCCCCGCCCTCAACGCCCTTGCCCTGGGCGACGATTCGGCCCAGTCGCTCGGTGTTCCGGTGGCCCGGATCCGGCTGGCGGGCGGAATCGCGGTCGTCCTGCTCGCCGGGTCCGCGGTCGCCGTGGCCGGACCGGTCGCCTTCATCGGGCTCGCCGCGCCCCATCTCGTACGACCGTTGCTCGGCGGCGACCACCGGCTGCTGATCCCCGGCTGTCTGATCGCGGGTCCGCTGCTCCTGCTCTCGGCAGATGTGCTCGGCAGGCTGGTGATCCGCCCCTCGGAGCTGGAGGTCGGCATCGTCACCGCCTTCCTGGGCGCGCCCCTGCTGGCGCTGCTGGCCCGGAAGGCGGCCCGATGA
- a CDS encoding iron-siderophore ABC transporter substrate-binding protein: MLKRSPLPGIGRLLAVLLSVLLGTAVLAACGSEDSADDSAPAKAAASSGFPRTLKTVMGDVKIPSQPKRVVVLDTGELDDVTLLGIDPVGAVAPHFKTEGGFPTYLKGELGGTADVGPLLEPNLEKIASLKPDLILSSKVRHEAVYDKLSAIAPTVFTETTGGVWKQNLKVHAEALGLEKEAAAKVEEYETQAKALGEAIRKKDGGTMPTASVVRFIAGPTRLYQSNSYSGVVLNDIGLQRPKSQVSNDPEVTMKDVSPEQIDQADADLVFVTTADTPDKTQQKQVTSNPVWKSLPAVKDGKVFEVPDETWMSGIGVQAAEQMLADVAKATGVALPKK; the protein is encoded by the coding sequence ATGCTCAAGCGCTCTCCCCTGCCCGGAATCGGCCGGCTCCTCGCCGTGCTGCTCTCCGTCCTCCTCGGCACGGCCGTCCTGGCCGCCTGCGGCAGCGAGGACTCCGCCGACGACTCCGCCCCGGCGAAGGCCGCCGCCTCCTCCGGTTTCCCCCGCACCCTCAAGACCGTCATGGGCGACGTGAAGATCCCGTCCCAGCCGAAGCGGGTCGTCGTGCTCGACACCGGGGAGCTGGACGACGTCACCCTGCTCGGCATCGACCCCGTCGGCGCGGTCGCCCCGCACTTCAAGACCGAGGGCGGCTTCCCGACGTATCTGAAGGGCGAACTCGGCGGCACCGCGGACGTCGGCCCGCTGCTCGAACCCAACCTGGAGAAGATCGCCTCCCTCAAGCCGGACCTGATCCTGTCGTCCAAGGTCCGCCACGAGGCCGTCTACGACAAGCTCAGCGCGATCGCCCCGACCGTCTTCACCGAGACCACCGGCGGTGTCTGGAAGCAGAACCTGAAGGTCCACGCCGAGGCCCTGGGCCTCGAGAAGGAGGCCGCGGCCAAGGTCGAGGAGTACGAGACGCAGGCCAAGGCGCTGGGTGAGGCCATCAGGAAGAAGGACGGCGGCACCATGCCGACCGCGTCCGTGGTCCGCTTCATCGCCGGCCCGACCCGGCTCTACCAGTCCAACTCCTACAGCGGTGTCGTCCTGAACGACATCGGCCTCCAGCGGCCGAAGTCCCAGGTGTCGAACGACCCCGAGGTCACGATGAAGGACGTCAGCCCCGAGCAGATCGACCAGGCCGACGCCGATCTGGTCTTCGTCACCACCGCCGACACCCCGGACAAGACCCAGCAGAAGCAGGTCACCTCCAACCCGGTGTGGAAGTCCCTCCCGGCCGTCAAGGACGGCAAGGTCTTCGAGGTCCCGGACGAGACCTGGATGTCCGGCATCGGGGTCCAGGCCGCCGAGCAGATGCTCGCTGACGTGGCGAAGGCCACCGGTGTGGCCCTGCCCAAGAAGTAG
- a CDS encoding iron ABC transporter permease: MSNRSTVYAGVGLVTLCVLLTLSLTTGEMSIPATTALRALVGLGDAGDVLVVQQFRAPRCAAAIVAGAGLGAAGCVLQRLFRNPLASPDVMGVTGGASLGAVALIAAGASQTLIPVGALGGGLLSALLLGVFAWRSGLAVTRLVLTGLAVQAALAAAVNLMIVRFPAELAGSALQWTTGSVYGRTWTQVWGAGGAMVLALAVALVLHRRLAVLDLGDDSAGALGLNTSTARLQLLLIAVILASLAAALAGPVTFVALAVPHIVRFVTGPPTAVSLALASLTGAVLLLASDLVVQHLLPVEGLPVGAVTATLGAPWLLVLMFRQSSPVRRSHA, translated from the coding sequence ATGAGCAACAGGTCCACGGTGTACGCGGGGGTCGGGCTCGTGACCCTGTGCGTGCTGCTCACCCTCTCGCTGACCACGGGCGAGATGAGCATCCCCGCGACCACCGCGCTGCGGGCTCTGGTCGGGCTCGGGGACGCGGGAGACGTCCTGGTGGTGCAGCAGTTCCGGGCCCCCCGCTGCGCGGCGGCGATCGTCGCCGGAGCGGGGCTGGGCGCGGCCGGCTGTGTGCTCCAGCGGCTCTTCCGCAATCCGCTGGCCTCCCCCGACGTCATGGGGGTGACGGGCGGCGCCTCCCTGGGTGCGGTCGCGCTGATCGCGGCCGGTGCCTCGCAGACCCTGATCCCGGTCGGCGCGCTGGGCGGCGGCCTTCTCTCCGCGCTGCTGCTCGGCGTGTTCGCCTGGCGCTCCGGGCTCGCCGTGACCCGGCTGGTGCTGACCGGGCTCGCCGTCCAGGCGGCTCTCGCGGCCGCCGTGAACCTGATGATCGTGCGCTTCCCGGCCGAACTCGCCGGCTCCGCCCTGCAGTGGACCACCGGCTCGGTCTACGGCCGCACCTGGACGCAGGTGTGGGGCGCGGGCGGCGCCATGGTGCTCGCGCTCGCCGTCGCCCTCGTCCTGCACCGCAGGCTCGCGGTGCTCGACCTCGGGGACGACTCGGCGGGCGCCCTCGGCCTCAACACCTCGACTGCCAGGCTCCAACTGCTCCTGATCGCGGTCATCTTGGCGTCGCTGGCCGCCGCCCTCGCCGGCCCGGTGACCTTCGTCGCGCTCGCCGTCCCGCACATCGTGCGGTTCGTGACCGGACCGCCGACCGCCGTGTCCCTGGCGCTCGCCTCCCTCACCGGGGCCGTGCTGCTGCTCGCCTCCGATCTGGTGGTGCAGCACCTGCTGCCGGTGGAGGGACTGCCGGTCGGCGCGGTCACCGCCACCCTCGGCGCGCCCTGGCTGCTGGTGCTGATGTTCCGCCAGAGCTCGCCCGTCCGCAGGAGTCACGCATGA
- a CDS encoding S-(hydroxymethyl)mycothiol dehydrogenase, producing the protein MAQEVRGVIAPGKDEPVRVETIVVPDPGPGEAVVQVQACGVCHTDLHYKQGGINDEFPFLLGHEAAGVVEAVGEGVTDVAPGDFVILNWRAVCGNCRACLRGRPWYCFNTHNAKQRMTLTDGTELSPALGIGAFAEKTLVAAGQCTKVDPSVSAAVAGLLGCGVMAGIGAAINTGNVGRGDTVAVIGCGGVGDAAIAGSNLAGAARIIAVDIDDRKLEKARTMGATHTVNSKDADPVEAIRELTGGFGADVVIEAVGRPETYKQAFYARDLAGTVVLVGVPTPEMKLELPLLDVFGRGGSLKSSWYGDCLPSRDFPMLIDLHLQGRLDLEAFVTETIQLDEVEKAFERMHHGDVLRSVVVL; encoded by the coding sequence ATGGCGCAGGAGGTACGCGGGGTGATCGCACCCGGCAAGGACGAGCCGGTGCGGGTGGAGACGATCGTCGTGCCGGACCCCGGACCGGGGGAGGCCGTCGTACAGGTGCAGGCCTGCGGGGTCTGCCACACCGACCTGCACTACAAGCAGGGCGGCATCAACGACGAGTTCCCGTTCCTGCTCGGCCACGAGGCCGCCGGAGTGGTGGAGGCGGTCGGCGAGGGGGTGACCGATGTCGCGCCCGGCGACTTCGTGATCCTCAACTGGCGTGCCGTGTGCGGCAACTGCCGGGCCTGCCTGCGCGGGCGGCCCTGGTACTGCTTCAACACCCACAACGCGAAGCAGAGGATGACCCTCACCGACGGCACCGAGCTCTCGCCCGCCCTGGGCATCGGCGCCTTCGCCGAGAAGACGCTGGTCGCCGCCGGACAGTGCACCAAGGTCGACCCGTCGGTCTCGGCCGCGGTCGCGGGCCTGCTGGGCTGCGGGGTGATGGCCGGCATCGGTGCCGCGATCAACACGGGGAACGTCGGCCGGGGCGACACCGTCGCCGTGATCGGCTGCGGCGGCGTCGGCGACGCGGCGATCGCCGGCTCGAACCTCGCGGGCGCGGCGAGGATCATCGCCGTCGACATCGACGACCGCAAGCTGGAGAAGGCCCGCACGATGGGCGCGACCCACACCGTCAACTCGAAGGACGCCGACCCGGTCGAGGCGATCCGTGAGCTGACCGGCGGCTTCGGCGCCGACGTCGTCATCGAGGCCGTCGGCCGCCCGGAGACGTACAAGCAGGCGTTCTACGCCCGCGACCTCGCAGGCACCGTCGTCCTCGTCGGCGTGCCCACCCCCGAGATGAAGCTGGAGCTGCCGCTCCTCGACGTCTTCGGGCGCGGTGGCTCGCTCAAGTCGTCCTGGTACGGCGACTGCCTGCCCTCCCGTGACTTCCCCATGCTGATCGACCTGCATCTGCAAGGCCGCCTGGACCTGGAGGCGTTCGTGACCGAGACCATCCAACTCGACGAGGTGGAGAAGGCGTTCGAGCGCATGCACCACGGCGACGTCCTGCGCTCGGTGGTGGTGCTCTGA
- a CDS encoding ABC transporter ATP-binding protein, whose amino-acid sequence MGTTETETGPPTWRLLLGYVRPHRWTLLAGAVLSLLTGATGLLLPLVARELIDDLSHDRTITGALFVMSGLVIANAALGGLGSYVLRRTAESVVLGARRALSSYLLRLRITAVDRTEPGDLMARITSDTTLLREVTTDSLVGLGTGGLTLVATVVMMGLVDPVLLGVTLAVILAAGTVLGVIVPRINRASRQAQDAVGVMGASLERILGALRTVKASGAEHREERTLHAAAEESWRQSVRAAKWSAAAGNTAGLAMQIAFITVLAVGGARVATGAIDVGTLVAFLLYVFYLMSPIQQVVGAITQYQTGAAALARIQEALRLPAEPAALPAPLPTDGAAPASVAFADVRFRYADDLPYVHHGVTFEVPARGMTAFVGPSGAGKTTVFSLIERFYDPEAGVVTLDGRDLAEWELPQLRSAIGYVEQDAPVLSGSLRENLLLGNPEADEDAVNRVLKTTRLDALVAKLPGGLETLVGHRGTKLSGGERQRVAIARALLRRPRLLLLDEATSQLDAVNEAALRDTVADVARTTTVLVVAHRLSTVTMADRIVVMDAGRVRAVGTHGELVAGDPLYAELAATQFLATQG is encoded by the coding sequence GTGGGCACCACCGAGACCGAGACCGGCCCGCCGACCTGGCGGCTGCTCCTCGGATACGTACGGCCGCACCGGTGGACCCTGCTGGCGGGTGCCGTGCTCTCGCTCCTGACGGGTGCCACCGGTCTGCTGCTGCCGCTGGTGGCCCGTGAGTTGATCGACGACCTGTCCCACGACCGCACGATCACCGGCGCGTTGTTCGTCATGTCGGGGCTGGTGATCGCCAACGCGGCGCTCGGCGGGCTGGGTTCGTACGTGCTGCGGCGCACCGCGGAGTCGGTGGTGCTGGGGGCCCGGCGCGCGCTGTCGTCGTATCTGCTGCGGCTGCGCATCACGGCCGTGGACCGCACCGAGCCGGGTGACCTGATGGCCCGGATCACCTCGGACACCACCCTGCTGCGGGAGGTCACCACCGACTCGCTCGTGGGCCTCGGGACGGGCGGGCTCACGCTGGTCGCCACCGTGGTGATGATGGGGCTGGTCGATCCGGTGCTGCTGGGCGTCACGCTGGCCGTGATCCTGGCCGCGGGCACGGTCCTCGGTGTGATCGTGCCGCGGATCAACCGGGCGAGCCGGCAGGCCCAGGACGCCGTCGGCGTGATGGGCGCCTCGCTGGAGCGCATCCTCGGCGCGCTGCGCACGGTCAAGGCGTCCGGCGCCGAGCACCGGGAGGAGCGGACGCTGCACGCGGCGGCCGAGGAGTCGTGGCGGCAGAGCGTACGGGCGGCCAAGTGGTCGGCGGCGGCGGGCAACACGGCGGGGCTGGCGATGCAGATCGCGTTCATCACGGTGCTCGCGGTGGGCGGGGCGCGGGTCGCCACCGGCGCCATCGACGTCGGAACGCTGGTGGCGTTCCTGCTGTACGTCTTCTATCTGATGTCGCCGATCCAGCAGGTCGTCGGGGCGATCACGCAGTACCAGACGGGCGCCGCGGCTCTCGCCCGCATCCAGGAGGCGCTACGGCTGCCCGCCGAACCGGCCGCTCTGCCCGCGCCGTTGCCCACCGACGGGGCCGCGCCGGCTTCCGTCGCCTTCGCGGACGTCCGGTTCCGGTATGCCGACGACCTGCCGTACGTCCATCACGGGGTGACGTTCGAGGTGCCCGCACGAGGGATGACGGCGTTCGTCGGGCCGTCCGGGGCGGGGAAGACCACGGTGTTCTCGCTGATCGAGCGGTTCTACGATCCCGAGGCCGGGGTCGTGACCCTGGACGGGCGGGACCTCGCGGAGTGGGAGCTGCCGCAGCTGCGGTCCGCGATCGGGTACGTGGAACAGGACGCGCCCGTGCTGTCGGGGTCGCTTCGGGAGAACCTGCTGCTCGGGAACCCGGAGGCCGACGAGGACGCGGTGAACCGGGTCCTGAAGACGACCCGGCTCGACGCTCTGGTGGCCAAGCTGCCCGGTGGGCTGGAGACGCTGGTCGGGCATCGGGGGACCAAGCTGTCCGGTGGGGAGCGGCAGCGGGTGGCGATCGCCAGGGCGCTGCTGCGGCGGCCCCGGTTGCTGCTGCTGGACGAGGCGACGTCCCAGCTGGACGCGGTGAACGAGGCGGCGCTGCGGGACACGGTGGCGGATGTGGCGCGCACGACGACGGTGCTGGTCGTCGCGCACCGGCTGTCCACGGTGACGATGGCCGACCGGATCGTGGTCATGGACGCGGGACGGGTGCGGGCGGTGGGGACGCACGGGGAACTGGTCGCGGGGGATCCTCTGTACGCGGAGCTCGCGGCGACGCAGTTCCTCGCCACGCAGGGATGA
- a CDS encoding MBL fold metallo-hydrolase — translation MAARIERLVTSGQFSLDGGTWDVDNNVWIVGDDHEVVVIDAAHDADAILEAVGDRRLTAIVCTHAHNDHIDAAPALADRTGATIWLHPDDLPLWKQTHPDRDPDAHLRDGQVIEAEGIDLQVLHTPGHAPGAVCLYDPGLGTVFTGDTLFQGGPGATGRSWSHFPTIIDSIRDRLLALPPETKVLTGHGDPTTIGAEAPHLQEWIDRGH, via the coding sequence ATGGCCGCCCGCATCGAACGCCTCGTCACCTCAGGACAGTTCAGCCTCGACGGCGGCACCTGGGACGTCGACAACAACGTCTGGATCGTCGGTGACGACCACGAGGTCGTCGTCATCGACGCCGCCCACGACGCCGACGCCATCCTCGAGGCCGTGGGGGACCGCAGGCTGACCGCGATCGTCTGCACCCACGCCCACAACGACCACATCGACGCCGCCCCGGCCCTCGCCGACCGCACCGGCGCCACCATCTGGCTGCACCCCGACGACCTGCCGCTGTGGAAGCAGACCCACCCCGACCGCGACCCGGACGCCCATCTGCGCGACGGCCAGGTCATCGAGGCCGAGGGCATCGACCTCCAGGTGCTGCACACCCCCGGCCACGCACCGGGCGCGGTCTGCCTCTACGACCCCGGCCTCGGCACCGTCTTCACCGGCGACACCCTGTTCCAGGGCGGCCCGGGCGCCACCGGCCGCTCCTGGTCCCACTTCCCGACGATCATCGACTCGATCCGGGACCGGCTCCTCGCCCTGCCGCCCGAGACGAAGGTCCTCACCGGTCACGGCGACCCGACGACGATCGGCGCCGAGGCCCCGCACCTGCAGGAATGGATCGACCGTGGCCACTGA
- a CDS encoding (2Fe-2S)-binding protein, giving the protein MPPGLKTSPDSAVAQALGDVYRRLAGACEALTVRVEETPGAGVTAAELATDADVLHAYVAAESERIHERYGVRVRPDVAASRALHDYAWTVGVLMGGAWYLDRRVPRIRPEDLRLDLAEGTYAITPSSELACLTGDRLAPVPGVLTLPQEAALRDRLRSAVAEHMRPLLAAIAPVARRRSRALWGMVGDDLVSGIWYLGRMLGEETAAVTAASEVLPIALAPYPSGADFRRLPDGNGNHHTTRTRTGCCMFYAIRPAQACVTCPRTGDTERLRRLAG; this is encoded by the coding sequence ATGCCCCCGGGCCTGAAGACGTCGCCGGACAGCGCGGTCGCGCAGGCGCTCGGCGACGTCTACCGACGCCTGGCCGGCGCCTGCGAGGCGCTGACGGTCCGGGTCGAGGAGACCCCGGGCGCGGGCGTGACGGCCGCGGAGCTGGCGACGGACGCGGACGTGCTGCACGCGTACGTCGCCGCGGAGTCGGAGAGGATTCACGAGCGCTACGGGGTGCGCGTACGCCCGGACGTCGCCGCGTCCCGGGCCCTGCACGACTACGCCTGGACGGTCGGCGTCCTGATGGGCGGGGCCTGGTACCTCGACCGCAGGGTGCCCCGGATCCGCCCCGAGGACCTGCGTCTCGACCTCGCCGAGGGGACGTACGCCATCACCCCGAGCTCCGAACTCGCCTGCCTGACCGGCGACCGACTGGCCCCGGTCCCCGGAGTGCTGACACTCCCTCAGGAGGCCGCGCTGCGGGACAGGTTGCGCAGCGCGGTCGCCGAGCACATGCGCCCGCTGCTCGCCGCGATCGCCCCTGTCGCCCGCCGCCGCTCACGGGCACTGTGGGGCATGGTCGGCGACGACCTGGTGTCCGGCATCTGGTACCTGGGCCGCATGCTCGGCGAGGAGACGGCGGCGGTCACGGCGGCCTCCGAGGTGCTGCCCATCGCCCTGGCCCCTTACCCGAGCGGAGCGGACTTCCGGCGACTGCCGGACGGGAACGGCAACCACCACACCACCCGCACCCGCACGGGCTGCTGCATGTTCTACGCGATCCGCCCGGCACAGGCATGCGTGACGTGCCCGCGTACCGGGGACACGGAGCGTCTCCGGAGACTGGCCGGCTGA
- a CDS encoding SDR family NAD(P)-dependent oxidoreductase gives MTHTKRFEGHTALVTGAARGIGAAAARRLAEEGARVVLTDRDGHVVEETAARLREQGFTAQAWQCDVADRTAVEAAVAHTVAAFGTLDVLVNCAARCTPETPLFEDDSDEEWARDLDITLSGPYRCSRAALPHLVASGRGAIVNIGSVNGLQDFGNHAYSAAKAGLGSLTRTLAGHAAARGVRVNLVIPGTVRTSAWEGREAELSELRRLYPLGRVGEPEDIAAAVAFLASRDAAWITGTTLVVDGGLTAVNTGFHTALHPGRGGQTAD, from the coding sequence ATGACCCACACCAAGCGCTTCGAGGGACACACGGCCCTGGTCACGGGCGCCGCCCGCGGGATCGGCGCGGCGGCGGCCCGCCGGCTCGCCGAGGAGGGGGCGCGGGTGGTGCTGACCGACCGCGACGGGCACGTGGTCGAGGAGACGGCGGCGCGCCTGCGTGAACAGGGCTTCACCGCACAGGCGTGGCAGTGCGACGTGGCGGACCGTACGGCCGTCGAGGCGGCCGTCGCCCACACCGTGGCGGCGTTCGGGACCCTCGACGTCCTGGTCAACTGCGCCGCGCGGTGCACCCCGGAGACCCCGCTCTTCGAGGACGACTCCGACGAGGAGTGGGCACGGGACCTGGACATCACGCTGAGCGGGCCGTACCGCTGCTCGCGGGCGGCGCTCCCGCACCTGGTCGCCTCGGGGCGCGGCGCGATCGTCAACATCGGCTCGGTCAACGGGCTCCAGGACTTCGGGAACCATGCCTACAGCGCCGCCAAGGCGGGCCTCGGCTCCCTGACCCGCACTCTCGCCGGGCACGCGGCGGCCCGCGGGGTCCGCGTCAACCTGGTGATCCCCGGGACGGTCCGCACCTCCGCCTGGGAAGGGCGCGAGGCGGAGCTCTCGGAGCTGCGTCGGCTGTACCCCCTGGGCCGGGTCGGCGAGCCCGAGGACATCGCCGCCGCGGTCGCCTTCCTCGCCTCCCGCGACGCGGCGTGGATCACCGGCACCACGCTGGTCGTCGACGGCGGCCTCACCGCGGTCAACACCGGCTTCCACACGGCTCTCCACCCCGGCAGGGGCGGGCAGACGGCCGACTAG
- a CDS encoding DUF4180 domain-containing protein, translating to MATDDVVHLNGLNVLHCAPDGPPLDGERAALDLIGDAMGRDAQVVAVPVARVAEEFFRLRSGVAGAVMQKFVTYRVRLAVVGDVTRHLDDSTALRDFVHETNQGGHIWFLPDLDTLDEKLRAAG from the coding sequence GTGGCCACTGACGACGTCGTGCACCTGAACGGTCTGAACGTCCTGCACTGCGCCCCCGACGGACCGCCGCTGGACGGCGAGCGGGCGGCCCTCGACCTGATCGGCGACGCGATGGGCCGTGACGCCCAGGTGGTCGCCGTACCCGTGGCCCGGGTCGCCGAGGAGTTCTTCCGGCTGCGGTCGGGTGTCGCGGGCGCGGTGATGCAGAAGTTCGTGACCTACCGGGTCCGGCTGGCGGTCGTCGGTGACGTCACCCGCCACCTCGACGACAGCACGGCCCTCAGGGACTTCGTCCACGAGACGAACCAGGGCGGCCACATCTGGTTCCTGCCGGATCTGGACACCCTGGACGAGAAACTGCGCGCGGCCGGGTGA